Below is a genomic region from Spirosoma radiotolerans.
CTGCGTTTCATACCCGACAAAGCTGAAAACCAATGTAGTCGATTTATCGGGGACCTCAAGCTGGAATTGCCCGTTTGGATCGGTTGTGGTTCCACGCTGGGTGCCCTTTACCACGATACTCACACCGGGTAACGCTTCGCCTTTTTCGTCTGTGACTTTACCAGTTATCGGAATGAACACGTGCCTGATAGACTGCACGCGGTCAACCAGTTGGGTGAGTGTCTTCCGCTCAAATTCAGCACTGGCCTCCAGGTTTAGCCCGCCTTTAGTATCGGGAAAGAGCGAATGCAGCTCACCAACGGGTTTATGGCTGGTGGCATCTTCCTTCTTTTTGATAACAATGGTTTTGCTGACAATGGAATAGCTTAGTGGCTGGTTTTTAAACACTTCGTCTAATACTGTCTCTAACGGCGTGTTTTTCAGGCGAATCGTAACCCGTCTGCTACTGGCCAGCAAATTCGTTTGCAGGAAGAAGGAATAGCCACTTTGCTTTTCCAGTTTATCCAGTACCTTTTCAAGCGGTGCATTCCGTTCATTAATTGAAATCAACTGGCTATAACCGGCTGCGTACATGTGCAGACAGGCGACCAATATGAATATGCTGATAAAATTGAGCCGCATAATCCATTTCCGTTTCGTATCCCGACTCATAGGAATTAGTCGGGAAGTCATTCGCTGCCTAAGCTGTGCCCATGGTTCATATTGCCACAGCCGTAGGTAAAAAGTAGAATAATTCATACTTTTATACTGGTTTTGGGATTAGTAAAAACTTGTACGTCAACAGGTTTGCTTTTCTGTTTCTTGACAGAGAAATCCCACCTTTGGCCGGAAGTGCTCGCAACACGTTCCGGCTTTTTTATGAGATACCCTGTGGCTATTCCGAGCCTTGCCCGGTTTAGCGGTTGTCGATCAGGATTTAACGGTTATTTTTTTTCCTTCTATTATAAAGTTGATACCACTTAACTGGAGAATTTGAAAAATCTGGGAGAGCGGCACATCCCTCGAAATCTTACCTCTGAATTTTGTGTCTGGCAGCTTACCCTGGAAATCAACCTTAACATCGTACCAGCGGGAAATCTGCCGCATGATTGTAGGCAGGTCAGTATCTTTAAACTGGAACTGTCCATTCTTCCAGGCTATCGTTTCTTCCAGATCTACTTTTCTGATCAGATTAAGCCTGCGCTTTGCATCGGCGGTTAGCTGGGCCTGTTCGCCAGGATTAAGAATAACTTCAGTTGAGTTTTCTGCCTGATGCGGGCTCGTTTTTATAACCCTTACTTTGCCTTCCAGCAGGGTTGTTTTTATACTGCTTTCGTCAGCGTAGCTATTGATGTTGAAATGTGTACCCAACACTTCCACAACCTGGCTAGCTGAACGTACCCGGAAAGGCAAAGCCTGCTTATGCGCGTTTTTCTGCGGTATTATTTCAAAATAAGCTTCGCCCGTGAGCGTCACCACTCGCTCATTACCCATGAACTTTGTTGGATATTTCAGTGATGAAGCCGCATTGAGCCAGACTCTGCTTCCATCAGGCAGGACAATCCGGAACTTGCCACCCCGAGGAGTCGTGATGGTGTTATAGCTGGGTTGTGTGTTGGATAATTTGGCCGAAGCCGTTGCTGAGCTTTCTCCGTACAATAATTGCCCATCAGCCGTTTTCGTAATGATAACGTCAGCTTGTCTGGCAATCTGGCCATCTGCCACATCATCCAGTATTATTTTTGACGCATCTGCCAACGTCAGAACGGCCTTATTGCTACCGGGAGCAAAATCGATGGGTTGTTGAGCAACCGGATTAGTGGGCTGCGATTGGCGGTTAAATGGGTAGCGTAACACCCCAACGATAAGTAATACGACAGCTGCTGCTACGTAAGGCACTAAACGTATACCTATATACGATTGGCGATTGGTCGCGTTGTATTCTGTTTCGGCTATTATTCTCTGCCAGGCCTCTGCTTTGTCAGACGAGCCGAATTTTTCCAGTTCACCAGCAACAGCCGATTTCTGAGTCAGTCGGGCGAACAAAGCCTGATTATGATCGCTTTGGGCGATCCAGGCGTCAAGTTCTTCTCGTTCCTGATCACTGAGTTCGCCTTTGAGGTATTTAGCAATCAGATCGCCCTGTTTAAAATAACGACTATAATTTTCCATGGCATTGCTTTACTCCATAGAGACACGCAAGCCAGAGAATAGGATAAAGTGAATATAAAATTTAATCTATTTTTTATGTCAGAACAAGGGCAGCAAAGTTGCCGCCTACTGAATCGCTTTTCAGCGAACTATACCAACTGAGCAGCCCCAAGGGTGAGTAGAACAGCGAATAATTCTGGCGAAAGGCGCAACCTTAACAACTCGAGCGCTCGCTGCTTTTGCTTTTTGACCGTATTGATCGACATGTTCAGTTCATCGGCAATCTCCTGGTTCTTTTTCCCCTCCAGATAACTCATCTCAGAGATGGTGCGGTAATTGGCGGGCAGTGCTTCAATAGCCGAATGAAGTTCAGCCATTACTTCAGAAGAAATAATGGCATCCATAATGGTCAATTCTTCCGCTTCCAAGAATCCATGCTGCTCCTGATAGTCATCAACTACTTTATTATGCCTGATTACGTTCAGGCTGGCATTCCGTACAGTACTATAGAGGTAATTCTTGATAGCCACTTTATTAGGGAATATAGCTTCTCGCTCCTGCCAATATTTTATAAAGGCATCCTGTGTAATGTCCTGCGCCTGCACCTGATCCCGTATTATCTGTACAGAAAAGTACACAAGTCGATCATAGAATTCTTTAAAAAGAGGTTCTAACTCCAGTGACTCGGAAGCCGCCACTGGATTTTTTTTCGTTGAGGTCAGTTGCTTTAGTACACCCATAGCACGGTGAATTTTACGTATAAAAAAGCAGAATCGCCGGTTTAATACTTGCTGCTACGCGCTAAAAAATTCTGATTTAAATCAGTCTCCGTGCGGCAAAAGCAGTTCGTAGCCATTTTATTCGCTGGGATGAGATCAATGGCTATTCACCAGTTCTTCATTGTTAATTTAAAAAATCCATTATTTTTCTGGATTAATCCGGCACTAAATACGGCTGATTACCTTAATAAACTCTTAATAAAACCTTAATTATGAAAATTGACTCGTTAAAGTGTCTTAATAGTATGCAGAATAGTATACCGAATGGCGTATGACTGACACGCTTCTGTGAGTTAGTCGATGATGGCCGAAAACGTCTGTTCGTATTCTTCACCGTAGATGGCTTTATAATCCCGGATAAACCGTTCGAATGTATTCTTTGCCAGGGTGTGTTTCCCCATCAACGACAGCGCTTTGCATTTAAGAATGATAGCGTCTTCGTTGACCGGATCATAATCGAAAATGAAATTTGTGATCTGGATTAAATGCTCCGGATTTTCGCTGATCAGGAGTGTATTGGCATACTTTAGAAACGTATTGATAATCTTATTGGAAATATCGGCTCTGAAATCGTCCAACCAGTGATACTCCGTATTTTGCAGAAAAGGACCTCGTTTTGTAATCTCGCCTAACTCACTGATAGTCTGTTTCGTTAGAACAGTCTCGTCATTAATAATGGTCATATACTGCTCATAATCAACGTATAACTGCTGGCTAAAATCGAAGTCTATTTTCCAGTAGCCTGATTCCTTGGAAAGCGAACAAAACGCTACCTTTTCCAACAGATTTCGCAGTTTCGTAATGTTGACAGAACGATTATTACTGGCTTCCCGACCCGACTTATCAGGCCAGAGGATTTCATTTAATTTTTCGGAGGCTACTCCCTGTTGCTTACCAATGCTGTTGAGCGATAAGAGTAAAAATAGCTCTTTCAGCAAGGGAGTGAAGGACTTTGTTATGTCTATACCCGAGTGATCCAGCACCTGAAAATTGCCAAAAAAGAAAATACTTGATATCAACACGGGTTCGTTTACCAGGCCAAAACGAGTTGGTGTGGTTTCCGGCGTTATCAATGAAGTTGGTGGTGACTGCTCATCCGTTACTAGAGCCTGTTGTGGATCAGGAACTGACGCCGACCTTTGCGGCTTGCGTATCAATTGGCGCCGTTGGCGAATATACAGGACAACAGCTCCTCCCACTACGAGGGCAACGGAAGCAAACCACCAATACGAAATCGTTTCTTGCCCTTCCTTATTTACCGAAACGGTTAGGGCATTGGGAGGGAATGAAATCGAATACAACTTTACGTCAGTTGTGCCTGTAGCCTCGTTCTGATATAAAGTAACGGCTGTTAGTTTTTGGCTAATTGGGCAGTAGTAAAGGTCAGCGTATGAGTGTATGTCATGAAACGAGTAAGGTATAGGATTGCCCAGCACTTCATACGATGGCTTGGCCAACGATCCACGAATCAATTGCAGCTCCGCCTTAAACTGCTGATTGGGAAAGATAAGCCCGTAATACTGGTTTGATTTTACATCAATCATCAGCGAATTTGCAAAGGCAAAATCTACTTTCGGGACGTTTAGCGCATAGATCTTTCGAAACGTATTTTCCCTGACCAGATATTCCAGTAAATCATACGAGTTTTTAGGATTGAGCATCTGCTCTCCCGTCAGACTCCCGTAGCCCCCTATCATATAAGCTGTATCGCTCGAAGAAGTTGTGCCTAAGGCAGCTAGATAGCGTGGTGTATAGGCAGCACCGTTTCCATCGAGTGTATCCCAGGTTCTGGTGGCAAAATGGTAGCGCAGAATACTGTTTTTGTAGGTTAACTGGCCATAGCCGCCTAAAATGTACAATGATGAATCGGCTCGGGAAATGAATTTATTGGCGTGCCAGTATTCGGTTACCT
It encodes:
- a CDS encoding FecR domain-containing protein, encoding MENYSRYFKQGDLIAKYLKGELSDQEREELDAWIAQSDHNQALFARLTQKSAVAGELEKFGSSDKAEAWQRIIAETEYNATNRQSYIGIRLVPYVAAAVVLLIVGVLRYPFNRQSQPTNPVAQQPIDFAPGSNKAVLTLADASKIILDDVADGQIARQADVIITKTADGQLLYGESSATASAKLSNTQPSYNTITTPRGGKFRIVLPDGSRVWLNAASSLKYPTKFMGNERVVTLTGEAYFEIIPQKNAHKQALPFRVRSASQVVEVLGTHFNINSYADESSIKTTLLEGKVRVIKTSPHQAENSTEVILNPGEQAQLTADAKRRLNLIRKVDLEETIAWKNGQFQFKDTDLPTIMRQISRWYDVKVDFQGKLPDTKFRGKISRDVPLSQIFQILQLSGINFIIEGKKITVKS
- a CDS encoding RNA polymerase sigma-70 factor, whose product is MGVLKQLTSTKKNPVAASESLELEPLFKEFYDRLVYFSVQIIRDQVQAQDITQDAFIKYWQEREAIFPNKVAIKNYLYSTVRNASLNVIRHNKVVDDYQEQHGFLEAEELTIMDAIISSEVMAELHSAIEALPANYRTISEMSYLEGKKNQEIADELNMSINTVKKQKQRALELLRLRLSPELFAVLLTLGAAQLV
- a CDS encoding Kelch repeat-containing protein translates to MAWLVTSPALYAQTYGLRFVGHEQIQDKRTSLALTPDHPLCLTGNVELSFDITLVPNYQTYFGYVFRVIQEDKRNLDLLYDQKSRSFKMIIGDRLAQSFIRIDSAQLFSHWNHFTIKWNLSQRSLHVFVNNRLVIRDTIAFQETGCFKLFFGSNEFGQFKSKDLPPMSIKDIELKENGQREHFWPLREVNGITTRDEVDGQLATLKNPVWIKSLYTEWKKTDQFTLKGYANVAFDPITETVYVIAADKLYQYAVRTQQATIKQHKNPPHNLFQGSQTIYNPFTGRLYCFFVDQKSVYSCNPSSSDWMAESVTPNAVEVTEYWHANKFISRADSSLYILGGYGQLTYKNSILRYHFATRTWDTLDGNGAAYTPRYLAALGTTSSSDTAYMIGGYGSLTGEQMLNPKNSYDLLEYLVRENTFRKIYALNVPKVDFAFANSLMIDVKSNQYYGLIFPNQQFKAELQLIRGSLAKPSYEVLGNPIPYSFHDIHSYADLYYCPISQKLTAVTLYQNEATGTTDVKLYSISFPPNALTVSVNKEGQETISYWWFASVALVVGGAVVLYIRQRRQLIRKPQRSASVPDPQQALVTDEQSPPTSLITPETTPTRFGLVNEPVLISSIFFFGNFQVLDHSGIDITKSFTPLLKELFLLLSLNSIGKQQGVASEKLNEILWPDKSGREASNNRSVNITKLRNLLEKVAFCSLSKESGYWKIDFDFSQQLYVDYEQYMTIINDETVLTKQTISELGEITKRGPFLQNTEYHWLDDFRADISNKIINTFLKYANTLLISENPEHLIQITNFIFDYDPVNEDAIILKCKALSLMGKHTLAKNTFERFIRDYKAIYGEEYEQTFSAIID